In the Sorghum bicolor cultivar BTx623 chromosome 4, Sorghum_bicolor_NCBIv3, whole genome shotgun sequence genome, GGCAAGGCTATAGCTTAAATATTGTTTCGCGCGCGCTTCTCTGTTGGAGTTGGGATGACGTACGTACTGGGTACTCCCTTCCCTTGTCCAAGGAAGCATGAAGCTGGTCGAACGAATGAATGCATGCACTTGGTCCGGCCGCCGCGGAAGCATCATAAAGTCAGAGTGGGAGTTAACGTCAAGCCAGGATTACAGTATGTATGTTTACCAGGGGAGCCTTGCAAAGTATGGGCATAAGGGTTTCACTTTCACCAACAGAAAAAATTATTTACATAACAAACAAGCTTATCTACCGTCATttagtagtatttttctctcacaacaaaccaGTGAACAATACTTTCGATCATGACTTTTTAACCAAAATTTCCTCCAAGAAACTCCGGTTTTTACATAACCTACCACTTAGAAAATGTTTTTGTATTGTTTTTTTAATTACACAATACAAAAACTGATAATCATACAAACATGTGCACACACATCATATCCCTATGAATCAGTGATAGATGATGACCAATAATTAAGAAGGGGGCCAAATTACCATTAGTCCATTAAAAGCAACAAAAGTGCTAGATTAGTAAGAAAGTAGTGGAGTACTAGTATTGGTGTAGATTGTAGTTGTCAGTCTTGCAATCACTTTCTCACTCTGTAttaatcatcgatcatcaaccaaGCATACTACTAAACAAATTCGCAGCTAGAGGGGCGGGAGACCAGTATCACCGGTAGCCTCCTACTATAGGTGTCATCTCGAAATTGATAAAGTCACCACAAGtgtcttagggcctgtttagttccccacctaaaattttttcgtccatcacatcaaatctttaaacacatgcatgaaacattaaatgtagataaaaaataaactaattacacagtttggttgaaaatcgcgagacgaatcttttaagcctagttagtccatgattagccttaagtgcaacagtaacccacatgtgctaatgacagattaattatgcttaataaatttgtcttgcagtttccagacaagctatgtaatttgtttttttattagtttctaaaaacctctcccgacatccttccgacacatccgatgtgacacccaaaaaattttcatctccaatctaaacagggccttattatGGAGGAACACATCACATGTCATTGAAAAAATAACACAATTAAATCTTGAAATGAATTTAAGAATAGAAGAGAACCCACATCAAATCGATGATTTAAATGATAAGCAAATTTCATTATAAGAACCTAACCATTGCAAAACGAAACGAAATATTGAAATGAGCCCAGCCCAGCCCACACACTCCACACCACACCCCTCCAAGGGCAAGGAGTACTTTTTTTTGACACAAAAACTGTGGGGGAAATCCCCACTGtgccttttttttatttcaacaTTTATAAAAGATGGAGTACGGGTACAGGTACATACTTACAAAGCTTAACTAAAGGCATCTATCCAAACACAAAAGGATGACCTAAGTTCAACTTTGAATCTTACAGATTGTAGTAAACATTGACTCTTGAAGTTCGACCACCAAAGTGCTAATGTTGGATCACGTCTTGCAAACACTTTATCATTTCGGACTTTCCAGAGCTCCCATGCTGCTATGGGCGAGGCTTCAGTGAAGAATGGTAACTGGTGGTTTGATCTTGCTTCAGAGAGATGTCCCAATTGATTTCAAGCTTGGACCAGCAGTCTTGTGCAAAACAACATTCAAAAAATAGGTGCTCTATGGTCTCCAGACTCCCTGCTGCACACATGACACATGTCGGGGTCCCCTGAATGTTTAGATGACTCCTCTAGAGCATATCTTTGGTGTTAAGACGATCAACCAAAATCAACCATGCAAAGAACTTAACTCGTGGGCTGCATTTGCATTTCCATATTATTTTGAAAATAGGGTGAGCATCTAGTTCCTTGAAGGCATATGAATAGAATCTTTTGGAGCTGTATCTGTCACCCCAGATGGGTGACCAATTGTCGACGCCCTCCTCATCATATTCCATAATCTGCAATTCCTCTTGCAAGCTCACAAATTCAGCATAGGCTTCATTGGAGAAAGGTAGCATGAAGAGTGAGTCTAAGTCCTCTGCTTGCATGACCGCATAGACTGAGATTTCCTCTGATTTTGCAAAGGATGCAAGTCTTGGGTATTTTGTTGCTATGATCTGATCATTCATCCAAATATCTCCCCAAAAACAAACCGATTGACCATTGCCAATTGTGCATTTAGCAATGTCTCTGAACAACAGGTTCAACCTCAATATATCCTTCCACCAAAAAGATCCAACCTCCTTGGCTGCATGAGGAACTCGATTTGTATAATACCTTGTCCATACCATTCTTACCCATGGAAGGTCAGCCTTGTTATAGAACTTGCTTAGATGTTTCATAAGCAATGCATCATTCTGCAGCCTAAGATTTATAATGCCTAGTCCTCCTTTTTCCTTTGGCAACATTACAGTTTCCCATGCAACTAAGTTCccacctttcttcttttcaGAATTCCCTCTCCAAAGACACTGTTTCCTTGCCCTATCAATATTCTCAATCACCCCTTGTGGTATTTTGATGGTGCTCATTGCATAGGTGGTGATAGGCGTAATGGCTAAATTCACCATTTCAAGTCTCCCACTATGTGACAACCAAGTAGAGCAGGCTGAACTTTGGTCCTTTGACTCTGCTAATATTTTGTTGTTTGAGATTTTAGCTTTAAAAATTGTCGTTGTTTCTCTATATGTGCAGCAGTTGAATAGTTCTAGGTTATCGAGAATGTGAACTTGATATTTtaaattttctcttttttatttgaaCTTTGTCATTTCTCATAACCAAAAAGTTCAAAAAACCAGAATTGCCCGTTCCAAGTTTTTCGAAAGATCACCCTTGAAAGGCAAGCTGATTTGCTTTTAGTACAGGTTCCTACATAATCTAGGTTAGTACAACCGAAAGCAGTGAGACGGGACTTGATTCCTCCATTTGGATTGTCGATCCTTTTTTAACTCAGACGATAAACATGCAACCACTTGTAAGGTGCAGTGGACATTTATTTCGTTCCAGCCGTCCTAGCTCAGTGGTAGAGCGCGTGGCTTTTAACCACGTGGTCGTGGGTTCGATCCCCACGGACGGCGTTAGTTTTGCTCAGTTtgctttattttttccatctcctTCAGAAAATTAACAGATTTTTGCAACGACACTTGTTAGTACACTTCGTAAGTTATATTTGGTCGAGGTGTTATAACAGGTAcggtaatatttttattttatttgacaattattgtttaattatgtaTTTGTTTCGTAAATTTTTCTCTAGccgtgtttttagttttgtaaatagtatatatatatatatatatatatatatatatatatatatatatatatatatatagagtacttcatgtatatgtgtctaaatattcgatatgatgagtgataaaaaaaaatcacaagTAAGCAAACAGTGCTTTACTCCATCCAGTTAAAACTACTACGGCGTTAATTTTGCTCAGTTTGCATTTTTTTTCCATCTTCGTCAGAAAAAACAGATTTTGCAACAACACTTGTTACTGAGCTCTTGAAACCTGAGTTGGCTGAGTTACTCCATCCAGTTAAAACTACTCAATCTGGCTAACTTTTATGGCTTTCTAACTTTAACCTATTGAATTCTTGTAGAGTATTATCAAAGCTACAAGTCCTGTACAGTATTATGAAAGTTCATTCCAATTTAATTTAAACGTTGTGAAAGTCATTGACAATCGACAACCAGTTAAAAATACTAGTCAATATTGTTAATGTTTTATGGGTTTATTATAACTATAATAACTACTTTATGCTTatagagcatccccaaccgttttgcaaataagctttgcattcatgtatttgtaaaaaagtcttaaaaacacttatccaacggtttggcatttagactttgcaattttgttaacttggcaaaaagagaggaaggattgacatatatgccaaacctgttcacacttggcattggaaaattggcgcgaagtgattaatgccaaaccattggagattgcctcttttcacctttgccatattttttttgagacttgacaaactccctcatttgccaaatcaattatgcaaaacggttggggatgctctaaTAACTGCAcaaatgtacaatgttatgaaAGTTGAAGTTTCCATTTTAAATTTAGATATTTTGATAGACGGTCACAATTGGAAAGCAAATGTCCACGTATTATGATTACTGTGCTTGTAATATACGGAGTAAACATTTTGAACGTTCTTTTAAATATGAAAACGATCATGTTTCCAATCTAAAAATTTTGAAGGCCATTGATTATCAAAGTTTGCATGCGTGACAGGAAGGACGAACTTCCCATGTGCCTTGCATTTCGGAGTTTGCCAGCAAGCATGTGGAAAAAGAATATACGAACAGGGGAATAGGACCACAATGAAACCACCATCGTGTCAGCTGTGCCAGGCACACCTACCCCCTCTTCACATGCCTGCTGCTGCAACTTGCAACGGCAATCACAGCCGAGCACATATACTCCTACCATCTCTCAATCACCAGCCGAAAATCCAGCAAATCAGCAAGCACAACTGAGAGACAGACTGAGCACAAAGATCATGGAATCCGATACAGACCAATCAGAACACCAACGGCTTCGAGCCTTCGGTACATACCAAGATCAGATGATTGCAATCATCATTCTAAACCTCCCAACCTCACCTAAACATCTTGTGCAGCTAAAACTTCTATCGCACCCATAAACCGCATGACCAAACGAAAAAAGGAGCAGGGATTAGAAGAGCTTGTAGGGAGAGGACGCGTCCAGCGGGTGGATCAGGTAGGTGAGCACCAGGGCCACCAGCATAAGGATGTACGCGATCCCCAGGTCGATTGATGTGCCTGCGGGGAATCAATCACAGGACAGTTGCACATGTTAGTCCTTCCTGCAAATCACTAGTATAGAACATCAATCAAGAATAAGATTCCTGTGCTAGGAAAATTACTGCATGCATTGTTTACTGTCACATACTCACATGTGGTGGTTTATCAGTAACTAGCCCATATATGATATGTACATGCATTTTGATGCATATCCAACTCACTCtttcaaagaaaaaaagaagattaCAAAGATAAAGATAATGATGCAGTTACTACTAGTTCCTTATGCAATTTTGAAATGACAGCGTGAGAGGAAAACTGCTATACATTGTTCAACATGGCATGTTGTAATTTACAATAATAATCAACACAATTACACATACGCATATGTGCATTTGAAACTGTCTGTCCTTAATGCTACAGATCAGTTGCATGCACGTTTATGAACACAAGTAACAAGTTATGGAGAGCTGACTGATGATTTCATAGTGCTTGAAATAGGCAATGGAAATTTTCTTGGGCATGCTAGTTTGAAACATTTTCCAAAACCAATAGTGACAGTTCCCACAAAGACCAACGATTTGTCAGTCTGGGCAAACAGTGATTTTCAGAAATAGCTACAGATGTCACATTCTTCAAATCACTCATACACACAGCAAAGCATTGGAAATTTTGCAGTCATTTTCAGGTAAAGAAAATCCCCATCATCCTAGACAAGGCATGTCTGCAAAGGGAAGGTACCAATATGGACAGAAAACTACTGCACAACCAATTTACATTATAAACAATGGTAGGGAAATGACTGAACTTGCACAAGGAAAGGACCTGTATGGATCTATCTAGGACCACAAAAAGATTAACAGAGGATCATCTCTCTTTTATAATGGCACCAAAGAGGACTATCTCTTGTTCTATCAAGGACAACCAACAAGTACAGACAGCCAAGATGAATAAAGAGGACTACGTTTTTCATCTCACATCAGATATACCTAGCAAACCAGTTGCTTGTTGCAATGTGATAGTTTGTGCAAAAGACAACACATTAGAGGCATTCCATGAAAAAGGAGAGCAATGGTAGCtgccataatcctattaaattAGAATGTAAATGCAAGAAGACGGCGATAGCCACAATCAACATTTGTACAGGCCGCAAACACCAAACCCATTACTGACAGATGCGATAGATAATGTGCAAATCTGACAACAGTTGGTCCAGATGTGAACATTCTTTACAAGAGAAGTTCTACAAAATATACCGAAATAATAATAGTACCTATTTTTCATATAATAAAGAATGGCATTGCAGTTTATGTGTTAAAACTGAAAGAATTTAACTGAAAGATGGCATGAGGACGGACTCCAATCTCTGGATGCTTTGTTCACGTTAATTTTGTACTTCGAAAACCAGCACTGCCGCAGAAGAAAGCACATATGCAGGAGATTCGCGTTATTGTGACAGTAATTAATTAACGTCCAGAGATGGGGATCTAAAATTCTACGGCAATGCAGGTTGCACTGGGGGGAACTTGTGCCTTTCTTTTTCGACGAACAGTTGTGtctattttcttcttcttcttggctcAAGAAAGAACCAGATCGACAAACGCCCGAGATTTTTGTTACACAATAGAAGATGAGAACACGATTGCGGCCCACGATCCAGGCGCCCGGCGCACAGATTCGCCGCGTCCAGATCGCAATGTGATTACAGGAAGAGAAAAGAAGGGCGAGGAGGGAGAGAGAACAAGAAAGACACGGCGTACCGTCACTGGTGGGCGCGGGCGCCGGTGCctgcgccgcggcggcggcgggcatgAAGATGGCGACGACGAGGGCGGCCACCGCCACCACGCCGAGCGGAGCCCTCATCCCAGCCATTCCTCACCGGGGAGTCCCTCCCGCTGTCGCCGGCGCCGGAAGAGGAGAGAGCGGgatggacggacggacggacggcacGGCCACCACCAAGCCACGCGCACCGGCACCGACCACGAACGCAcgcgcctctctctctctttcttccCTCTCCCGTCCGGACCTCCTCCTCTCTCCGCGCGCCTCAAAAAAAGCCTAGGCCTCCACGACGTGGCTGCGCATCGGGCTCTATGTAACTTAGAACCCGCCTGCAAGCGACTCACGCTCGATGACATGTGGGTCCACTGCGACGCTGTGTTCGGCGGACCCACCGGCAGGGCCTCGTGCAAGGGTACGACAGTGGGGGCCAGTTTTGGGGGACCTCGACGAGATTCTCTTTCCGATGCGCAGGGTGGCCGGCGCGTGAGCTCGTCAGACTGCCCGCTGGGGCCCAGGGTCGTGCGGGGCCCGGTGGGCATGGGCAGGGAGGTCGTCACGTGGGGGTCTGCTCGGGGTGCGGAGGACCCGGGTCGTGGTGTGGCGCGAGTGCGACTGTGCGAGGCATGTGTTCGTGCAGCAGAGAGCCGGAGAGGGACGCGCCAGTCTGGCCAGGTAGCCCCGCAAGGTGGTCCACATGCCAGGGGCTTAGTTGGAGCGTGTTTATCAGAGCAATTTCATTAGATTAGATTAGATAGATAGGTAAATGAGGAGATTAGATCAGAGCAATTTCATTAGATTAGAGCAATTTTATCAGAGCAATTTCATTAGTTTAGATTAGATCAGAGCAATTTCATTTATCAGAGCAATCTTGTATTGTATGCAGAATAtaatttgatatatatatatatatatatagacacacacaCAATGATACAATAAGGCATATCCATGGTTCAACAAAATCAGATGCAATAgagaaataataataataataatagtagtaataataataataataataataataataataataataataataataataataataataataataataataataataataaaatagggAAACCAATGAGTTATATCAGTCTTGGCTTGATATAGTAGAACCGGTATCTTCTGTTCAGTTCTCTGATGAAGAGGATGAAATGATTTGGCAGTTTAACTCTTCTGGTTGTTATTCCTCTCAGTCTCTTTATAAGATATAATCAACTTTAGAGGAGTTAAGACTGTCCATGTTTCTGCTATGTGGAGTCTTAAAATTCCTCCTCGGGTCTATTTTTTCCTGTGGTTAGTGATCAATAACAGAGCTTTAACTAGGGATAATTTAGCTAAAAGGAGGAAAGTTGATGATGAAACCTGCCTGTTTTGTTCAGAAAAAGAAACTATCCATCATGTTTTCTTCGAATGTGTAGTAGCTAAACATTGCTAGAATATTTTCTCAGATATTTTAGGTGTACAAGTAGGTGGAAATTTGAGTAATATTGTTACTTTCTCGTTGAGTAATAAGAGGCATTCTGTGTTGAATATGGTTTCATCTGCTCTTATTTGGTCTTTGTGGAAACTTAGAAATGATCTTTGTTTTCACAGGAGTGGCTGGAGAAGCATGGAAATGCTTCTTTTCAGGATTGCTGGAGTTTTACTGAGTTGGATGGTCCTTTGTCCTCCCGACAAGAAGGATTATCTGAAGGATTGTATCGACAAGATCAAATTGGCTGCAAGCAAGACTCTATGGCTTCCGTATGGGATCATCCAGGGCGCTGCCTGAAGTTCTACAGAGGAAATGATGAAGCTGGGACAGGAAAGATCAAAGGACCAGGAATACCAGGAGCAAACCTGGAATTGTTCAAGCCATGGTGGAAGGCGTTGGACATCTCCATGAGTCTAGACTGAGACTCCTGAATTTTCTTTGAGGTGTAGCGAAGTTGAGAGGATcaagtttttgtttttctagTGGCTCCTGTTTTGAGGTGTGATGCAGGCTTTTATAGTCCTAGTGGACTTCTGGTTTTCTTAAAAAAACTTTGTGTTGTAAAGACTTGTGGTCTTTTGATGTTAATTGAAAGGCCGAGGCATGTGCCCTTGAACTCTAAAAATAAAGGGAAACCAATGTTTATAATGGCAACGAAGAATAAATACCAGTGGCCCATAAAACTTGATGATCGTTACTAGACAACGAGTATATAGGTTTATGCTCTAATAGATATGTGACACTGTAAGTAAACAAAGAATAATCATAGAACCTGTGAATGGCAAGCTAACAACATGATGTCTCCTTATCAAAGAAAAAATTGATGCCATCGAAGTCCTTTGCCAAAGCTTCGTAGTACCAATCAATTTTTGTGGAGCTTGAGCGAGACACAAGTCTCATGCAATTCAGTGGATCCAAGGTTAGACACTTTTGCTTGAGCGAGTGTTTAAGCACGGATAGATTGTTTCATTAAACTTGCCTCATGGCTAGCTGCACATAAGATGGAATGTGTCTGAAAGAAGTGGCTCTACAAACCTACATAGCCCTCCAACCGAACCGATTAGCAAATAAAGTGATCTGTTTGATGTAGTGGCCGAACGTGTTCACCCGGTGAGCCCGGGCACCGCCGCACCGGTCCAGGGTGGCCGAACCTTGGCTCCGCTACTGTGTCTTAAAGCCCATGTAAGCTACAATAAAAAATTCGAGAAACAATATTTTTTCACCATATTCGGCTTACCATGTCTCTCGTCAACCATGCTAGAATAAGATTATAATTAACAAATGAATGTTACTACCAATCTGTGATTAGATAAACTCGATACAAATTCACTAAAAGGTGATAATGCTTTGCATTTAAATAAAGTTTTATTTCAGCACAACATTTTCAATTGTTGATGTGTTGTACAGAACAACGGTGTCactcttgttcgtttggctgataagtcatggcagaaagtattgttgactaatttattgtgaaagaaaaatactgctaaatAACTAGTAGATTTGGCTAATAAACCCAAACGAACATGAAGTGGCCATCACAACCATACCAACCAATCAGCTAAGTCTACATAATCTATTGCCATAGCACTTCCACTCCCCCTTCGCCTCTTGCTGAACAATATAAAAAAACTTGTTAAATTCACAGATACGTAAAAGAAATATTGATTTGACAGCTTTAGGTAGAATTAATTCACTATTCAACAACGAGCTATTTAATTTAATGGGAATTTGGTGTTTTGTCCCTACTCTAGAGTGTAATTGATTTTACCCTTTGTGATTTTGTTCTTGTAGTTTAAAATTGAAGCGTCTATTTGGCTCTTTATTTGTAACGATGGTGAGTGTCGGTGGATTATTACATAGCGAAAAAGAATAGATAGAAAAAAGTATCCACATGAAAGGACCAAGCTGCCCTCGCCTTATCTCTCCTGCCAAACGCTCTTTTACCGTGTTGTGCTGTTCACTTCTCTTTCCATCCTAGGTTGCGGTGCATGGATATAAGAGCAGATATAATAATAGACTTATAGTCAAGTTAATGCTGATATAGATGAGAgaagagagatgatagcttggcttATACAAGCACTAATCTGGGTAcagatgcataggtagtggtggGTCTAAATAACAAGTGTTGTCAGAAGGAATAGAAAAGAGAAATATTTCAGAGACAAGTATAAAACTATTTATTATATAACTTGACTCTAATCACTTGGTTTATAGCCAAGCATTTGGCTCTATTATTGATGTTGCTTTAATTAGGGTGTGATGTGGATCCGAGCACGTGGTCTCCCCCGCTAATTAATTTAAAACAATATCAATATCTAGCATACGCTACATAGTACTGTCTTAGCTTGCAAACTTCTAAGGACATAAGTGGCCAttcccaccaaaaaaaaaaatctattttcTAGATATGGACCTACTACTTTGCAAGCCATATAGGTTCCTAAGCTCCATGGTGGGGATCCTAGATCCACAACGGAACTATTGCTCTAGATCTGCGTTTTTAGAGCTGGAGATCTCTCAAATAGActaaaaaaaaacagaattGAGAGGAAAATAGACTCAAATATATCTCTCAAATTGAGCACATGGGCCGCTCCCCAGTGCGTGAGCCGTAGCCGCCGCTGTTCCCGTGTGAAGCGAAGGTGACGAGGCCGTACATTTATTGGGCTGCTGCCACAACCAAGAAGCGAGAATTCTAGATGGGCCCGTGCGAACGCAGGCTACCTAGTACTATCGCGGAGCCCATTGGAATTATACGCTGGGCCTGAAGAGGAGGGTCCACATGAACACTCGCTGCTCCTTTTCCATTAAAACGTTGCCATATGGAATTCCTGCCAACCGCACaagtgggtttttttttttttcgagtATAACGGAAGTGAGGTaacgacatgcatgcatgcatgcatgcatgtgcattGTCTACCTTGTGAATTTAAGAAAAAGGTGCTGTGAATTATTGTGATTATTACAGTACGTACTAAATAAACATGCATGAGACCTGGACTTGCACTCCGGGAAAATGAGTTGTCACCGACCAACTAAAATCGTAAATTGTGGTGGGTTCTACAGACTTTGTATATGCTGtggtgtgcgtgtgtgtgtcAGAGCAGCGGATACTACTTAACTGGcgtaagggcactcccaatgcattaatttctatagacactatgtatagaaactatgtttccaatggatagtttttatacaataatttgttatccaatcatattcattctctctccattctcaaccaatcatatcactttatgTCTTGGATTTCGCGTAGATATGGtttctaaggccagtctcaacgcatagtttcatggcacaattaccaagactataaactaggtaaccgagccacatgagtttcatggggatgaaactcctctctcatctcatgaaactccttcatttaatgaccctgtcaagtcagcaattttcctTATGTGGCActttatttaatgtgcatgacactctcatgaaacatgcattgagactagcctaagctagactcagtttctatgatttttgctctctcttcaataactaccttgccacatcatcaaaatgcttaggtggcaccataattaatgtctataaaaactatgatggtttctgcattgggagtgccctaagaACCAACACTCTCGGGTCGAgagtccaaattttttttgattttaatactgtagcattttcgttttaatttgataaatattgttcgatcatggagtaattaggtttaaaagatttatctcgcgacttatagataaattgtgtaattagattttattttcatatatatttagtgctttatatatgtgccgcgagattcgatgtgacgagaaattttaaaaagtttttggttttttaagTAAACTAAAACAAAGGCCAGGTTTCGCCAAcacaaataaaaaggaaaagaaaactcTTTCCCGGATCTCGATCCATCTCTCTGCATGTGAGATCCAGAATCGAAAGAGAGCAGAGCAACAGAAACACCAGGAATTAATTGGAACAGTGAGTACAGTATATACTAGTGGTGCGGTGCGCACAGGCGGCGGCGCTGCCTCTGCTGGCCTGCACTGTGCAACGCCACTTCGGATGGACGACACCAAGCGGCAGGGTACGGCGTGTCGTGTCtacgtgatgatgatgatgatgatgctgggatctggttggccgtgcatgcatgcatatacagTAGTATCTCCCGTTCGCCAGCCGGCGGCATGCATGCATCGTCCCTGATATTTACCCTAACAAACCGGAGGCACTCCTCGCGCAGAGAAGGGGTACACGTCGCCCCAAATCTTTTGATTGGTCCAGCTCCGCGCCACGTCATCTTTGTCTTCTCTCATtggtccacctcagcaaggccAGCTCCAAATATAAGCAGCCGCCCCACTCgcgttgaaaaaaaaaaagactaggGGCGACGACCACGACGCCGCCACTGGGGGCGACCACGACGGCAACGGCCGCGAGCGGCGCGCCGcggccaccccctcctcctcttcctcttcttcttcctcctcctcctcctcctcctccctccccttCCCTCCCGTGTGGCAGCATGGCAGCAGGCAACGGCGCGGCCTGCAGGCGGCGCGACGGCACAGGTGAGGCCCGATGACCCCCTCCCTCTCCCCAATCTTCCGTGCGGCCTCCTCGATGCCTCCTCCTACAGGGATGGCTGCGCTCCTCCAGTGGTCGAAACCCTAGCTATCATGCTGGCCAAACCCTAAACTCCGGAATGCTCTCTGTCTCCTTCTCCCTCCCCTTCCCTAAACTCCCTCTCGTTACTGTGGGGATCTTGGCCCCCCTCCCCTCTTCGCTGTAGCAAGGAAgctcgtccggtgcccatcttGCTGTTCTATTGTGTGCAGACCTGATATCCTTCTATAGTGATTATAAATTATTACATTCATGTTATCTGCTGAAGATTTAGTAGTCTGTCTCCAGTTCAGAAAATTATCATATATACATTGTTTCCAATTCTTGCGTTGCTTCTTTTTTAGTGTCCTAATTAGACATGCAAAGATAGTTTT is a window encoding:
- the LOC8059060 gene encoding arabinogalactan peptide 22, translating into MAGMRAPLGVVAVAALVVAIFMPAAAAAQAPAPAPTSDGTSIDLGIAYILMLVALVLTYLIHPLDASSPYKLF